The following proteins are co-located in the Sphingobacteriaceae bacterium genome:
- a CDS encoding menaquinone biosynthesis protein — MNKERIRLSIVSYTNTLPFRWALKNSALLNQIEYSEDIPSICAKKLLYDQADLALVPVVILRDMKEYFIVSDYCIGAQGKVDSVKLYSRVPLQEIKSIILDYQSRTSVQLTKILCKEHWQIAPNFLDALPGYESDLNEKTAIVVIGDRTFKLNGTFNYEYDLAEEWKSMTGLPFVFAAWVSNKKLDEKFLQDFNAVLKQGKENISSAIHSAENKSNLSDSDLSFYLQDRIRYNLTDEYEKAMEIFLNKMI, encoded by the coding sequence TTGAACAAAGAAAGAATACGTTTATCAATAGTTAGCTATACGAATACCCTCCCATTCCGATGGGCATTAAAAAACAGTGCCCTTTTAAACCAAATAGAATATAGTGAGGACATTCCCAGTATTTGCGCTAAAAAATTATTGTATGATCAAGCTGATTTAGCATTAGTGCCTGTGGTTATATTACGGGACATGAAGGAATATTTTATTGTTTCGGATTATTGTATAGGCGCTCAGGGTAAAGTAGATAGTGTTAAGTTATACAGCCGAGTTCCTTTGCAGGAGATTAAAAGTATCATTTTGGATTATCAATCCAGAACTTCTGTTCAGCTTACCAAAATTCTTTGTAAAGAGCATTGGCAAATTGCACCCAACTTTTTGGATGCATTGCCCGGATATGAATCTGATTTGAATGAAAAAACTGCCATTGTGGTTATTGGTGACCGTACTTTTAAATTGAATGGCACATTTAACTATGAATACGATTTAGCAGAAGAATGGAAAAGCATGACCGGATTACCCTTTGTGTTTGCAGCCTGGGTGTCGAATAAAAAACTGGATGAAAAATTTTTGCAGGATTTTAATGCGGTGCTGAAACAAGGTAAAGAAAATATTTCATCCGCTATTCATTCAGCAGAAAACAAAAGTAATTTAAGTGATTCGGATTTAAGTTTCTATTTGCAGGACAGAATTCGCTATAATTTAACGGATGAGTATGAAAAAGCAATGGAAATATTTTTAAATAAAATGATTTAA
- a CDS encoding redoxin domain-containing protein, producing MKKGDKAPDFCLFNTQKKESKLADFKGKNLVLLFYPFAFSGTCTTEVCAIRDSLADYNGLNAEVLGVSCDSVFTQIRFKDEQKLNFELLSDYNKEMSKAYHTLYDNFIFGTKEVSKRSAFVIDKNGIIQYSEILETAGDQPNYQAIKDCLSKLNA from the coding sequence ATGAAAAAAGGAGATAAAGCACCGGATTTTTGTTTATTCAACACCCAAAAAAAAGAAAGCAAACTGGCTGATTTTAAAGGGAAAAATCTGGTCTTGTTGTTTTACCCCTTCGCCTTTTCGGGCACTTGTACAACCGAAGTGTGTGCAATAAGAGACAGCCTCGCTGATTACAATGGCTTAAATGCCGAGGTATTGGGGGTTTCATGCGATTCGGTATTTACGCAAATCCGTTTTAAAGACGAACAAAAGTTAAATTTTGAATTATTAAGCGATTACAATAAAGAAATGTCGAAAGCTTACCATACACTTTACGATAATTTTATATTTGGTACAAAGGAAGTGAGCAAAAGATCGGCATTTGTGATTGATAAAAACGGAATCATTCAGTATTCGGAAATTCTGGAAACGGCCGGAGATCAGCCCAATTACCAAGCCATTAAAGATTGTTTAAGTAAGCTGAATGCTTAA
- a CDS encoding diacylglycerol kinase family lipid kinase — MHRKMLFIINPKAGKKRGESLIPIIHKKLLGKISFEIKLWNKLDELSNLINKLKKEGFTDAVAVGGDGTVNLIAQHLVNSTILFGIIPTGSGNGLARSLDIPMDPEDAINTLFKNNIRSIDSGTINNSPFFCTSGLGFDAHIGHLFATSVKRGLISYIKIISKEFRKYKSISYKLKVDGVDIDREAFLITIANAGQYGNNFYIAPQAKMTDGKFNLVILRSFNFLEVFGLLYYILSRRADRSSLIESFECTNIIIERSQADYIHFDGEPKKEGEIIEVKILPLSIRVLTGDNFMD, encoded by the coding sequence ATGCATCGTAAAATGCTTTTCATTATTAATCCCAAAGCAGGTAAAAAAAGAGGGGAATCCTTAATTCCAATCATTCATAAAAAATTACTTGGCAAAATTTCATTCGAAATTAAGTTATGGAATAAATTAGATGAATTATCAAATCTTATAAATAAGTTAAAAAAAGAAGGTTTCACTGATGCTGTTGCTGTTGGAGGAGATGGTACTGTAAATTTAATTGCCCAGCATTTGGTGAATTCTACAATACTATTCGGAATTATACCAACAGGATCGGGAAACGGATTAGCTAGAAGTCTAGATATTCCAATGGACCCCGAAGATGCAATAAATACCCTTTTTAAAAACAATATACGAAGCATTGATTCAGGCACTATAAATAATTCTCCTTTTTTTTGTACATCAGGGCTTGGATTTGACGCGCATATTGGTCATTTATTTGCAACAAGTGTTAAAAGAGGGTTAATTTCTTATATAAAAATCATAAGTAAAGAATTTCGAAAATATAAATCAATTTCATATAAATTAAAGGTAGATGGTGTAGATATAGATCGAGAAGCTTTTTTAATTACCATTGCCAATGCCGGTCAATACGGCAATAATTTTTATATAGCTCCTCAAGCGAAAATGACAGACGGGAAATTTAACTTAGTCATATTAAGGTCGTTTAATTTCTTAGAAGTTTTCGGATTATTATATTATATTTTAAGTCGCAGGGCAGACCGAAGCAGTCTTATTGAATCATTTGAGTGTACAAATATTATTATTGAAAGATCTCAGGCTGACTACATTCACTTTGATGGCGAACCTAAAAAAGAAGGAGAAATTATAGAAGTTAAAATTTTACCTCTTAGCATCCGTGTATTAACGGGTGATAATTTTATGGATTAA
- a CDS encoding ribonuclease HII produces the protein MLKKYFDKTKIEAGCDEAGRGCLAGPVYAAAVILPANFKNKMLNDSKQLSDEQRYALRPVIESEALAWAVGVVSQTEIDEINILNASFLAMHRAIMQLHIKPELLLIDGNRFKPYPNIMHQCIIGGDAKFLSIAAASVLAKTYRDDYMKEMAIKYPAYGWETNMGYGTKKHREAIKKQGPCELHRMSFQLLPAQIRLEF, from the coding sequence ATGCTTAAAAAATATTTTGATAAAACAAAAATAGAAGCCGGTTGTGATGAAGCCGGAAGAGGTTGTTTGGCCGGTCCGGTTTACGCAGCAGCAGTTATTTTACCTGCAAATTTTAAAAACAAAATGTTAAATGATAGTAAACAGTTGTCGGATGAGCAGCGTTATGCCTTGCGACCTGTGATTGAAAGTGAAGCTCTGGCTTGGGCGGTGGGCGTAGTGAGTCAAACCGAGATAGATGAAATTAATATTTTAAATGCTTCTTTTTTGGCCATGCACAGAGCCATAATGCAATTGCATATTAAACCTGAATTGTTGTTGATTGACGGTAACAGATTTAAACCCTATCCCAATATAATGCACCAATGTATAATTGGAGGAGACGCTAAGTTTTTAAGTATTGCAGCGGCCAGTGTTTTAGCAAAAACATATCGGGATGATTATATGAAAGAAATGGCTATCAAGTATCCGGCCTACGGTTGGGAAACCAATATGGGATACGGAACTAAAAAACACAGGGAGGCCATTAAAAAACAAGGACCTTGCGAATTGCATCGCATGAGCTTTCAGCTATTACCGGCTCAAATACGGCTGGAGTTTTAA
- a CDS encoding T9SS type A sorting domain-containing protein, producing the protein MNKKIKILSLTNALLLVSFANLKAQANLVPNFSFETYTNCPNSEDQVEYSTGWSKYSTASATPDYYNACSSFSSFGVPKNVYCNQPARRNCNAYIGLVTYWSPVSNAREHVGIQLSQPLIPGQKYFISFHVVMGEYSLGGNQYGMPSNNIGLRFTMVQHNSANPTPIDNFSHLHSPSVIIDSVNWQRISGSFIADNNYNYLVLGNFYDDANTTVTNYTCPTCSNLGSYYLVDDICVSTDSLLCNNGINALPCVTSINELSLNDRISVAPNPVIDVIYISLRNSVKVRWTLLDLVGNKVLTGEIDSSITNSVDLHDLASGIYILTVIENSNYSRIVKKIIKK; encoded by the coding sequence ATGAATAAAAAAATAAAAATACTCTCACTAACTAACGCTTTGCTACTTGTCTCTTTTGCTAATCTTAAGGCTCAGGCAAATTTGGTGCCGAATTTTTCTTTTGAAACTTACACTAATTGTCCAAACAGTGAGGATCAAGTAGAGTATTCAACTGGATGGAGCAAATATAGCACTGCCAGTGCTACCCCAGACTATTATAATGCCTGTTCATCTTTTAGTAGTTTCGGAGTTCCAAAAAATGTTTATTGTAATCAGCCAGCGCGCCGAAACTGTAATGCCTATATAGGCCTTGTTACTTACTGGTCGCCTGTTTCAAATGCGAGAGAGCATGTCGGTATCCAATTGAGTCAACCGTTAATCCCAGGTCAGAAGTATTTCATTTCATTTCACGTTGTTATGGGAGAGTATTCACTTGGTGGAAATCAATACGGAATGCCCTCAAATAATATTGGGTTGCGTTTTACAATGGTTCAGCACAATTCTGCAAATCCAACACCTATCGATAATTTTTCTCACTTACATTCACCTTCTGTTATTATCGACTCTGTTAATTGGCAGCGTATTTCAGGAAGTTTTATTGCTGATAATAATTACAATTATTTAGTGCTGGGTAATTTTTATGATGATGCAAATACTACCGTAACTAATTACACATGCCCCACTTGTTCTAATTTGGGAAGTTATTACCTAGTTGATGATATATGCGTTTCTACTGATTCTCTTTTATGTAATAATGGTATTAACGCTTTGCCTTGTGTTACTTCGATAAATGAATTGAGCCTAAATGACCGCATAAGTGTAGCGCCAAATCCGGTAATTGACGTAATTTATATTTCGTTGAGAAACAGCGTGAAAGTCCGTTGGACTCTTTTAGATTTGGTTGGTAATAAAGTTTTAACTGGAGAGATTGACAGTTCAATAACTAATTCTGTGGATCTACATGATCTTGCCTCAGGAATTTATATTCTGACGGTGATCGAAAACTCGAATTACAGTAGAATCGTAAAAAAAATAATTAAAAAATAA
- a CDS encoding phosphoribosylformylglycinamidine cyclo-ligase, which translates to MSDNRYNLRGVSASKEDVHAAIAKLDKGLYPKAFCKIVPDQLSNSKKHCLVMHADGAGTKSSLAYMYWKETGDLSVWKGIAQDAIVMNLDDLICVGATQNILLSSTIGRNKKLIPGEVLSAIINGTEEVLQNLRDNGITISSTGGETADVGDLVRTIIVDSTVIARMQRKDVISNDKISAGNVVIGLASSGKATYEKEYNGGMGSNGLTSARHDVFNKKMARKYPQSYDNALPANVVYTGGMGLTDTIKVDYQSGNKKVSKDITVGKLVLSPTRTYAPIVKKIIDAFGKEIKGIVHCSGGAQTKVLHFLNPGLHVIKDNLFPLPPLFRMIQKESKTDFKEMYKVFNMGHRMEIYTHEKNAEEIIAIAKSFNVDAQIIGRVEKNKVKKVTVNSVFGKFEYL; encoded by the coding sequence ATGAGTGATAATAGATACAACTTAAGGGGCGTTTCTGCATCTAAAGAAGATGTGCATGCCGCCATTGCAAAACTGGATAAAGGATTATACCCTAAAGCATTTTGTAAAATTGTGCCCGACCAACTTAGTAACAGTAAAAAGCATTGTTTAGTAATGCATGCCGATGGCGCAGGCACCAAATCTTCTTTGGCTTATATGTACTGGAAAGAAACAGGTGATTTAAGTGTTTGGAAAGGAATTGCGCAAGATGCTATCGTAATGAATCTGGATGATTTAATATGCGTGGGTGCCACTCAAAATATTTTACTTTCTTCCACAATCGGAAGAAATAAAAAATTAATTCCGGGAGAAGTATTATCTGCTATTATTAATGGCACAGAAGAAGTGTTGCAGAATTTACGAGACAATGGTATTACTATATCTTCAACCGGAGGAGAAACTGCTGACGTTGGCGATTTAGTAAGAACAATTATTGTAGATAGTACCGTAATTGCCAGAATGCAAAGAAAGGATGTAATCTCCAATGATAAAATCAGCGCCGGAAACGTTGTGATAGGTTTAGCCAGTTCGGGCAAAGCTACTTATGAAAAGGAATATAATGGGGGGATGGGAAGTAATGGATTAACTAGTGCCAGACATGATGTTTTTAATAAAAAAATGGCCAGAAAGTATCCGCAAAGTTATGATAATGCATTACCAGCAAATGTTGTTTATACCGGAGGTATGGGGCTTACCGATACCATTAAAGTGGATTACCAATCCGGAAATAAAAAAGTAAGTAAAGACATTACCGTTGGCAAATTAGTGCTTTCACCAACCCGAACCTACGCCCCTATCGTTAAAAAAATTATTGATGCTTTTGGAAAAGAAATTAAAGGAATTGTGCATTGCAGCGGCGGAGCTCAAACCAAAGTTTTACATTTTCTGAATCCGGGTTTACATGTAATAAAAGACAACTTGTTTCCTCTTCCTCCTCTATTCAGAATGATTCAAAAAGAAAGTAAAACGGATTTTAAAGAAATGTACAAAGTGTTTAACATGGGACACCGCATGGAAATATACACCCATGAAAAAAATGCAGAAGAAATAATTGCAATTGCTAAATCTTTTAACGTTGATGCTCAAATTATAGGAAGAGTAGAAAAAAATAAGGTGAAAAAAGTAACCGTGAATTCGGTATTTGGAAAATTTGAATATCTATAA
- a CDS encoding peroxiredoxin gives MSSIVGKKAPAFKAKAVINGGEIVNDFSLEQYIGKKHVIFFFYPKDFTFVCPTELHAFQEKLKEFESRGVAVVGCSTDTEQSHWGWLQMDKKAGGIKGVTYPIVADTTKTISLAYGTLFGDYDVNEAGDLIATGPMIAFRGLYLIDKNGIVRHMLINDFPLGRNVDEALRMVDALQFFEENGEVCPANWSKGAEGMKESHTAVADYLAKH, from the coding sequence ATGAGCAGTATAGTTGGAAAAAAAGCACCTGCCTTTAAGGCAAAAGCCGTAATTAACGGAGGAGAAATTGTAAACGATTTCTCATTAGAGCAATACATTGGCAAAAAACATGTTATATTTTTCTTTTACCCAAAGGATTTTACATTTGTTTGCCCTACTGAATTACACGCGTTTCAGGAAAAATTGAAGGAATTTGAAAGCAGAGGTGTAGCCGTTGTGGGTTGTAGTACCGATACCGAGCAAAGCCACTGGGGTTGGTTGCAAATGGATAAAAAAGCCGGGGGAATAAAAGGCGTTACCTATCCTATTGTTGCAGATACTACCAAAACAATTTCATTGGCTTATGGTACTTTATTTGGAGATTATGATGTGAATGAGGCCGGAGATTTAATTGCAACAGGACCAATGATTGCTTTCCGTGGACTTTATTTAATTGATAAAAACGGAATTGTAAGACACATGTTAATTAATGATTTTCCTTTAGGAAGAAATGTAGATGAAGCTTTAAGAATGGTGGATGCTTTACAGTTTTTTGAAGAAAACGGCGAAGTTTGTCCGGCTAACTGGAGCAAAGGTGCTGAGGGTATGAAAGAAAGTCATACCGCAGTTGCTGATTATTTAGCAAAACACTAA